A region from the Arachis ipaensis cultivar K30076 chromosome B01, Araip1.1, whole genome shotgun sequence genome encodes:
- the LOC107632678 gene encoding uncharacterized protein LOC107632678, producing MNGHSSSSYGTSWADQWDDGPDPVMVGHDKKTNGTAKYKEKLGHGIDKTKAVASSGVKKLKDGTTTGFNWIKTKYSKATQKN from the coding sequence ATGAATGGACACAGCTCTTCATCCTATGGAACTTCATGGGCCGATCAGTGGGACGATGGGCCTGATCCAGTGATGGTTGGACATGACAAGAAGACCAACGGTACTGCTAAATACAAGGAGAAGCTAGGCCATGGTATCGACAAGACCAAAGCCGTAGCTTCCAGTGGCGTGAAGAAGTTGAAGGATGGCACTACCACTGGATTCAACTGGATTAAGACCAAGTATTCCAAAGCTACTCAGAAAAATTAA